The Neurospora crassa OR74A linkage group I, whole genome shotgun sequence genome segment TATCTGGATGGGTCTTTTCTTCATCAGGTAAGGTCTGGTACAGAATGAGTGGACATCGTGTGCCGAAATCCAGGGCTTgcacaacgacgacgacgccgacgacgcTGGGGGGGATTTGAGTGATCCACCTTGATGATGACCCCTGGTTTGGAGGCCCTGATGAACAGAGCTTGGTGAATGGACTTGGGGTTGAGCTTGGTACCTTACGTAGTGTACTACGCTACGTGTAGTGTGGTGATGAGCTTGTAGTGGTGATGAACACTGGGATCATTCAGCATGGTCGGGCATGGAACACGTGGATTTGTAAGGCATGGCTAAGTACGCGGGACCCGGAAGGGAATAATCGCTGACTGGTGTGTGTGGAGTTGCTGGGAAACGGTGAATGATTGACATGCTCGTAGATGGATTTGGAAATCGGGGTGCTGGAGGTGGCGGCAGGATACTTGAGTCGGCGAAAGGGTCATGACAACAGAGCCGACCAGTTTGACACTGCTTCCGCCAATTCTGGCAGCTCGCTAATCGTGTTCATACCGACTTCACTTGCGCAGATAGCAGAGTTTCAATTTGCATGTCACATTACAGTTAAAGTCATCGCGAACTGAGATTGTTCGATACAGCTATTGTACCTTATTGATAGCATAGAAAGACATGACTGAATTATCTAGAGAGAACGCAAATATGGGCCCTGGCCTGTTTACCGCCTGGAAACTTCGTTTCTAAACCCATAAACGCATGTCATAGATCTTCAGCTCATATTCTTCTTGCCTGTTCCTACCATTCTGACGAGATGGTCATGTCCATCCAGGAAGCGAAGCATCGTTGCGATGTCGCATCCCCATTGGAAGCTTGATGATCGTCTCAGTTGGGAGGGATGATCTTGCCCACAGGCCCAAACTTGCTGATAGCAGAATCGAGAGTAGCCTCAAAGGTCTTGGCCTCAGAAGTAAGCTCCTCCGCCTTAGACGCGCAGAGGCTGACGAGCTTGGTGTCAAGTTTCTACAGGTGATAGGATATGTCagtaaaagaaaataaaaggCTCAGTCATGGCCTGATTAAAGGGTTTGTTATAGGCCAGGAACAGGACTCACCGTGAAAACGTCCTTGAGGTTCGTGAGCGAAACCGCGACCGATGGGCCAACGGTCGAAACTGGGGCCTTGGTGAGAACGACCGACTTGGCGGCGAGAAGGTCAAGGTAGACCTTCTGGGCCGCTGAAAACTCCTTGAAGGAGTCGGTGATGGTAGTGCACTCCTCGGCCGTGAACGGATTCGTACCCTCCAGGTCTGAAAGGGTTTGACCGCCCGCCAAGAGCAACTCATTGTTGCCAGAGAGGATCTTATAGAGGTATATTTTAGTTCTGGTGTTGTCGAACCAATGACAAACCTTTGGGGAGACTTACAGAGAAGGCTTCATGGCTGGTAATGATGGAGTGAGCACCCCACTCGGTGCCCTGGCAAGATACTTGAAGTTTCTGCGCCTTCTCCTTAAGGACTTTCAGGCTGTCGCAAACCTGCGGTGAAGTTACAGAGCGAACCACAGGCTGGGCCATGACGACGCTGCCAAGGGTGGCAATTGCAGAAATGAGTGAGAAGCGCATTTTGataagtggtggtgggttgggAAGGTGGATGAGTTGTAAGAAGCCGGCACTGGGGTGtttgatggatgatggtgatgatgatgagaaagAGATAGAATGATCcaaaggtagaggaaggtCAGTGTTATATACCTCGACCTGAGGATCGTGAGAGCAACAATGGAACTGACATGTGGCGAAGAACTCATACCTTGGAGGTGAGGGGATAATGTACGCTTCCAAGAAGAGGATGCATTACCGAGACGAAAGTGCCTCTCCAAGTACAAGATGCAGTTCCAAGATTGTCAACACCATGTTCTGGATTCAGCACATGTCACAGCATCAAGCTCCAACTAGTAGAGTTTGCCAACATTCCGCTTCATCACATTGATAAATACCTACAACTCTTGGTCACAGCAGCAAAGGGATTTATCCAAGTCAAGTGCGATGATGTAATATGCGCACCTCACCAGTGTGAAATTCTCTCAACAGTAAAATGGAGCAAAGGAACGCGCAGAATCAAAACAGGATAGCCTCCTACGAAAAAGTGGTTTTAAATACGTAGATCTGATCATTGCTGGTCTTTGAGTATGGCAAGAAGGCAAGATGAATACCAAATACTTGGTTAAGTTATCAGTCAATGATGGGAAATGAACATGATTTGGTTCTCTGAGCTACACTTGTCTCCAATGCGGAGCAGAATTGGTTGTCGAAGTATGGACCGTACATGAGAGATGGGTTCACGGGACGGGATTTGGCAAAGCTTTTTGGCCGAAGCTTCAGTGCATCCTGGTCAGAAATGAATGATCCTCCACGTTGCCTgcctcctctctcttttccctaGTGAGAAGagctccttccttctatcGCTGGAATGTTTTTATTTGGCCCTTTCTAATCGAAATTACCGAGGCAAATCCGATTGACCTGTTCCTTCCCAGCTGCGCTGCTCCTGATACCTAACTCTTGTTGCTACTGGAAATGTGCAGGAACCGCACCAAGTAGAAACTGCGCGCATAACTCTATGTCGGCTGGAAGGTGCATTGATGGCCTGGGCTTTTGttagatacctaggtacggtATTCTAAGGTGATTTGTCCATGGGTTTCTGGTCACCTCTAgacttctttttcttccaatCAACCAACCTCACTCCATCGAGCCCTACCGTGAGCACCACGGTTCGGCTGCCCGATCTACCAACATCCTTCCAACATGATGCTACATAGGTACGTAGCAAGCCTATCAGAAGATCTCTGTGAATCCCCCTCCCGGGTAGGGTGCCCCAGATATAGATTGACGGAATGCCATTGATCAATCGGTGAGCTGTCGACGCGGAGAAACAGAGTGATGAGATCCATCAAGGTGCGCAAACTAGTGTACTCCATGTAATATGCCGCTAGACGGGTGATCTGTAGAGACCGTTCCTTAAAATGAACTTTAGTTGAACAACTAACTCAGCTCACGACACTCGACTCTCGCGCGGGCTGCTGGCAGTGCacgaccatcatcaccaacatggTGGTGACCTCTACGTCGGTCGGCCGTCTTCCATTGGATGATggtgctacctacctatcgatATCTGGGAAGGTCGCGCTCGTAACTGCCTTACTAAGTACTACCGCGCTAAACATAGATGACCTATTGACAAATTTCACCGTCAAAGCTTGGCCTTTTGTTCTTCATCCCTCGTTGGCGTTGACTCCACTACCTACTATCTTTCCACTTCCTATGGACCCTTCTCGACCAACCAACACACGTGGGAGGAACTCGGTAGTGTGAGAGGCTATTTACCCATCTACATACAGCCCACATGGCATGACGAACTCGGGCGATCCAATCGATCTGCCGCATTTATTCCCAGGAAGACGGCCAAGGATGGCCCCCTTGGCCCTTGGCCCTTGGCAACCGCGATCTGCCCATCTATTCTGCAAGTGGAGATgaacagaagaaggagaaataGCGTTAGGATCACATAGAAAAACATTCGGAAGACTCCTCGATCGGATCTGGCCGCCAAGAGGCACATGGATGGAAATACCCTCCTACCCTACGTACCTTACCCAGAAAAGTCAAGATTCCAGGGGTAAGTTGAAGCATAGTAGTACAACAGTCACTGACTGCCTCAGGTGACCTAAACAGCCTGGCAGGTAcgtaggtacgtaggtaaGTACTGAGGCTGATGAATTACACTACAATCGACCAATCCTTGGTGTGCATCACACATACACCGACCCGAACCGACCGGAGTTTTACTAGTCGACCCCCTACCTGTGTActtctagtgtacactaagTACAGGTAAGTAGTTGTAGTCCACACCTCCACTCCACGTGGCATCCAGGAAAGGACCTTCGAGGCTCCGGGGGGGAACAATCACAAAACCTAATCTTGTCGATCATTAAGCCTCCACACACACGACACGCGCTCCCAATGATCCAATGATCCAATCCCAAGAGACAACTAGAACTACACCTGAGACATGCAGCGGACTGCTATACGTTACGCTACTACTATGAACCTTGGAAAGGCTATAGTGTGTGTAGATCCCGTTAGCTCTGTTCGAGATGACGGAACAAGTGTGATCAACTGACGGGAAGGACATGAGGAGGTGAAGTTCTGTGAAATGGCGGTAAgatcgtcgttgtcgttgtcgttgtcgttatCGGTGACTGGGATGCGACAGATGTGGGCCGCTAGTTAGTGTAGAGCCGGGTATATATAAACGTCGACCGGCTTGTTCCCGTTCTCTGTCTGTCTTTCGTCAATTCtcttgtcatcatcatcatcttcataaTCTTCCGCCAAACTGAACCCCCTCTTATATCTGCTCAACCcctatactttttatttttttttcaaccaccctttcctttccaagTATTAAGCCTCAACCAACCCACAGTAAATCCATACACAATTGAAACCAATTAATCAAAAATGCGTGCATCActcatctcctccatcctGGCCGGCTTAGCTGTCAACACCAGCATCACTGTCCTCGCGGCGCCTGTACCTACACCTATATCTCACATACAAGCCGTGCAGCAGCCCTCCCCACAAGGGACTACCAACTCTGTGCTCGTCACCCCCCGCGGCACCACCATTGAATGCCACACAGATCCCTGCCCCATCAATCACCACTGGTAGTGGTAGTACCGCTCTGCGTATCAGGCCCTTTAGTAGCTTGGTAGCCGCTCcagggtagaggtacgttTTGCCCTCGGTTCTTGATATGAGTTTGATGAGAAATATCGTCGTTGCTGACGTATGCCATTAATGGCAGGATCTAGGAAACCTTTCCCTTTGGGCGTTGGGAGGGCAAGATTGTGGGAGACTTTCAGCGTAATTTTTTACCACAGGCTATTGATGCTTTAAGGGATATCAGACATGTAATGAAGAGTGGCTTCAAGCGATCTTAGGGAGACATGGCTGGGGGAATGATTTTGAAGGCGCTTGGTTGGGGAGTATGGGTTTAGGACATTCAGGATCATTTGACAGGGTTGAATATTTGGGTTCACGAAGTTCAATCTGCCATTCACTTGACGTACAGGTATGATTCGCAAACAAACTGCCCCCCATCCCTTGCTCACACtgtgaacaacaacaacaacaacaacaacatacTGTTGTAGAACGGTCAAACAGACATAGGAAGGGAGTCGAGCCGTATTCACACCCCTGAAGATTCCCTTTTCCGTGTTGTGTGCTTTCAATCTATACCCAAAGATGCTTGGCACTCTCAGCGTACTCTCGGAAACTCTTGGGCTTGTTGCCAGTCATACTAAGAACCACATCATTCGTCCTGTTTTCCGTCCCGTACTTGATTGCCGTATCCAGTGAGCTCATCAAGCGCGAATGCTCTTCTGAACATCCAAATGACTGCTGGCGACGCTCAAGGTCGTGACTGCTGAGGTCGACATGGACAATCTTGCGACCAAGAACAGAGGAGAGGATGCTTGCAATCTGTAACGGAGGAGAACCGTTAGTATCAAGATGATTGCCAACGGTAAAGCCAGGGATTGTTGGCCCTACTCACATCATCATACCCCAACAACTCGGGTCCCAGGACCAAATACTCTGTATTCGGGGCATCTTTGTTCGTCAAGGCCTCCACCGCCACAGCCGCGATGTCATCCGCCGACACCCATGGAATCTTGCCCCTGCTAGTCGCCGAGTACAGCCTGTTCTCCTCTTTGATGCTCTTGACATGGCATGGCTGCTCAAAGTCCTGCTGGCACCAAGTCGGTCTCAACACCGCCCACTCGGCCTCTCCCCTCTGGCCCAGCTCCCGCAGATACGCGTGCACCCGCCCCAACGAAAAGCCGCCG includes the following:
- a CDS encoding ergot alkaloid biosynthetic protein A; translated protein: MTRSRKTPILLLDGTGVVPSRIARRLAASSADKHPLLVASILGEDPNGVKFNLYDSNTWENPFARAQELFGSDNEMESDGMIHSIYLTAPNSPPSSTHVHSHASRTSTLAASDEQQERAPSPSPSQQASLLMQFVDYARLKHGTRRFVLQSASAMEPGGFSLGRVHAYLRELGQRGEAEWAVLRPTWCQQDFEQPCHVKSIKEENRLYSATSRGKIPWVSADDIAAVAVEALTNKDAPNTEYLVLGPELLGYDDIASILSSVLGRKIVHVDLSSHDLERRQQSFGCSEEHSRLMSSLDTAIKYGTENRTNDVVLSMTGNKPKSFREYAESAKHLWV